AGAATTTCCTAAAATCCCCATCATCTGGCCACTCTCTACGTGAAAAGAAACATCCTTAAGTATTTGCCGGGTCCATTTTTTATGATATAAAGAAATGTTCCACCATGGGCCAACACgttctcttggaaaacaaacatcaaaaaagattaaataaggaagatttaaaaattttgtgTAAAGCAAGTGAATGGTTTATAGCTACTTGCATGAGGGATGGGAGCCTgccagtatttaaaatattgaaaaaaaaaaaaaaaaatctctccctccacccacccccccaggcATTAAGTTTTTAACTTCTTCATTGTCTGGAAGATAAAACAAATTCTGAACAGATTTCTCAGAATGACTGCTACAGGGCTTTCGGACTACAACCAAAAGGGGAAATTTAAACTGAGGCTGTATTTGTTGATGATGTTTGCCAGCGATTAATCCACCTGATCATTTTCTTAGGGCCTCACGTTATCCTTCTGGCAGCAGTAAGAAAGGCAATGGGAAAGGGCACAATCTTTGGAAAAGGCCTCTAAGGCACCTCCTTCAGAGACATGTGAAGAAAAACTGGTGAACCTTCTGGAGGACAgaccagctctgcctccctcaAGCCACGTACTCTACCCCTGTGGTGGGTGGCCCAGCGCTGTGAGGCTGGCAGCCTGGGCAATGTCCATCCATCTTTACTGGGCTGAAGCCAAACCCACAGCCCTCTCCCCTTGGTCCCTGGGGTCAAAGCAGCTCCTGGCGGGCAGGGGCCCTCCCCAGCCTTACCTGACGGTGTAGGAGACGCCCCGGACACTGACGCTGTCGGAGGGCTGCGCCACAGCCTTTGCCTCGCCCGTCtgcccgctgctgctgctcctctccaggGCAGGAGACCCTCTGCCCAACATCCTCCGGTGCTGGGGCCCCACAGGCTCCCTCCCTCACGCTGCTGGCCAGGCGCCTGACACTGCCACCACCGTGCCTCCCCCGGCactgggcaggggcagctccccaCTGTCCCCGGGTCAGAGCAGGTCAGTGCCCCCCAGCAGTCACCACCAGGGAAGCacctaaaagaaaacagaggggctctcagttcttccttcttcctgagAACAACTGTAGGCAATTAGCTGAAGCCACTATCTGATGTACCTTTAGCCCGAGCTGTTACTGTCCCGGAAGAGAGGAATATTTCCCCGTCCACGGGGTCATGCCCGCCACAGAGGCACAGCACGCCATGAGAAACGGTGCTGCAGTGAAGGTGCCTGGAAAGGGCTGACCTCAAAACCAAGAAGAGAAGGATTGCCACAGTTTTCAAAGAGCCAATAGTCAAACCACCACAGGGAGCGAGGCCTTCTACTGCCAACATGAAGGAAGCCACTGAAAATGTCCCTCTGGACCGTGCCGGCTGGAGCCAGGCAGCATGTGAGGGCTTACCGGTGAGTGAGACCtgtggggagcggggagggacCCGACGGGCTCAGTCATCCCACAGCTACAGCTCTTGcccaggagctgggagaggtgAGTGGCCAGCCTGCTGACCAGGCTTTCTCAGGCAGCAAGCTCTTATCTCCTTCAGCTCTGAAACGAGGAGCAGAAAGTGTTCTCGTGCCCACAAGAGCGCACTGGGGACAAGGCCGGTGCCACGCAAGCTGCGCTCAGGTGCTATGGTGGTGGGACCGAGGGAGGGGATCTTCAAACACATGGATGGAGCAGAAAGTCCTTGAGCATGGCTGGAACTGGCTTTTCCAGGACATGCTTTCAGGCTGTAAAACCACCTCCTCACATTTGCTGGGGACcacctatttttttaaaaattaagttcaaTGTAAGCAAGAGCGCAGAGTGCTTTGGCAGCAGGGGAGCTTGGAGGGTGGCTTTTCAGGCTGCGTGGTGTCACGGTGCTTTCCGCTGCGTATCTAGACTGAAAAGATTAATCAGCCTTGTTTGCTGTGAGGGTAGCATGTGCGCACAAAGGTTGTGGTTACCATCTTCCAAAGATACCACAGGCAAGATAGGGTCTGCTGTACAGGGAACAGGTACATTTGCCTTGGCTAGGATATGAGTCTGACTCGTAAGAAAGGCACAAGGGTGTGGGAGAGATATGGCTGTCTGGAGTAAAAACTACTGGTATGCACACAGAATTAAACCCAAAGCCAGAAAGCTGCCTCAGCAAAGAGTTCTTAATTGCAGCTGTATGCAAAAGGTTAACCAAGCCAATTAGAGActctgttattttaaatgatatCTCAGAACACTAAATTCCACTTGACAAACTGtgaatttaagaaacaaaagagaagaaaagagtcTGTACTAGTGGTTGCACACCTACTTGTTCGTAAAGCCTCCAAGTTAATAAGTCTCTGTGGAATTCAATAACAAACATACTTCAAGTAAACCTTAATTTTTAGCTGCCATAACTTATGAATTTCAATATGCACCATTTTGATCCAGTAGACTAACACTGCTGAAGCAGtacttttttccctcaaaaccagaaatagaGTCCAATCTCTTTGTAGTGGCATAACATTTATCTCCATTTTGAAAGCAATCCCatttaaactgaaagcaaataGAAGAGCATAGCACAGCATGTTTGGCCCTCATACATGCCGCTAGAACAAAGTACATTTCACACTGATTAACAGATAACTTATCTGAACCCTTCAGACTTTTGCACTACAGTAACTCACCAACATTACTGTTATAttccataaaatatatttcccttTGTGCTTCGCCTTTTCTGAACTCAAACTTCAACAGCACTTTAGGTATTGTAATTAACCTAATAACTTTTCCAGACCAAGGACCAGGATACTATTTTTTGCTCTGAAGAAGATAACAGCCTGTATTTCACATACAGCGGAAAATCAAACATTCTTGAGGTCAAAGAACTCAACTACCAGGTAAAAGTTGTAATTTATATACCTCCCTTCAGCAGGAAGCGTATCCAGCAATGCCTGTTTCTATATGCAAGCCATTTTAAATGCCAAACAAATTTGAAGTTCAAACACAAAGTTCACATGACTGTTGCACAGTCAAATATACAGAAGTCTGGTGAGCAGAATCATGCTCTTGACTGCAATATTGACAGCAGGCTAAACCCTCCATTGTAAATATATCTAGTAAAACTAGGGGATAAGACAGGAGAAATCTGTTTCTACGGTCTGGTTTTTCTCAgtgttgagtcaaattattCCTCtgagggctggggcagagggactTTCTGTCCAGCTAGGGATGGTGGGAGCCCTTGCTGGCAAGAATGGGTATGTAGAAGGAGACAAAGAGAGGATGACTAACAAGGAGGATTTCAGGGAACCAGTGAAATTTTTCATGTCCCTTTGTGCCACCATGGCATCTGAAGTGGATTTCacaattttcagttttgtgtcatttcaaattatattaaaaattttaaacatttgaaatttaCAATAGCAATAAATCACCAGAGAACAGAGACAGCTTTAGTGATTAACAGAATAAGAAGCAAAGCATGAAAACCATACTTGGCTGTAAAAGAACTTTCTTCCATGTATTTCCAAAAATtaacagtattattttaatatattctctGCTTGTAATATCATAACTTTGAAGGTATGTATTGCTGAAGAGTTTATTGTTTGAATTGAAGGgacttgtttctttctttgttagGTTAACACGGCATCCCAGATTCCCTGGTATGAAAACCTTGCGCAGATGAAAATGCCCTGGACCTGGACATCAGATCCCCATTCTCACATGTCAATAATCcagaatctgaatttaaaagttCAAAGTGGTCAGATGCTAGCTATTATAGGAAGCACTGGTAAGAGCAACCAAATCTCATTATTTGACCAACTCTCCGATAAAATGTACACAGCCAAGAGCAATACTCTGCAGTCTTATGAATGGCAAAATCTAGCTGAGAAACAACTATTGGAAATGTGTcacttaaatacattatttaaaatgtatgaggaaacaaaaaatgatACGGGGTGGggattaaaatttcttttcaaaaccaaTTTTGTTAAGACTTGTACACATTTGCTATTTGTTTCCTGAGGTGTAATGGGGTATTGTTATAACTGTGGcctgcagtcccagctctgctggacaAGAATCAGCTTCATGGCTTAGATTCAAAACAGGCCAATTGCAGACCTCACCCAGTAACATAGCAGACAAATGAGGCCAGACCCCATAAGAAAGATCAGTGGCAACTATGCATAGCCATAAGCAGGAATTTCCTTCAGATTGTAACAGTTCTAACAGGATAAAATACCTCATTTGGATTAATTAAGAGAAacttacagaggaaaaaaaaagacagttcctcttctgttttaaagctgaaaccaggacagtttgGCTTTAAAATGGGTCTCTGCTttcttacatcttttttttttttctttcattttctggtgGAACTGATTTAATCTTCTCCAGGGTGAGGTTGACTAGTGGAGAGATGGCCTTTACCCCATGTGGTTAGTTGAGTCTAAGCTCATCTAGGGGTATAAGAAGCAGATGTGTGACCTGTCAAACTGAAGTAAAAAGTACTCATACTTTGGAGGTAAAAACCCCCACGCTGTGTCTTCACTAGACTCCTACATCAGCTTAGCTCAGTCATTCAGTGAAGATGCTCTCTCTCAAAGGCAAGGCATATTTACCAAAGAAGTTTTAACTTTATTTCTACAAAAGAGGTTTGTCTTCCCCATTGCCATGGGAATTTTTTCTTAGCACATATCCTTAATGTAGTTGAAGTTGTACCTTAGAGATTCTCCtgataataaaaggaaaagcttgtGATGAAATAACATATTGAGTTTCAGATATAGCACCTTTGTAAGGTAACATACACTGAGCACAAACCCCTTTCAGCAAACTAgtcaaactatttttaaaagctgtttatcATCTATTTCATCAAATGCCTTAGTAAAATGGATTAAACTGCTGATGGGTTTCACATTGTCAATGGCAATCAATATGTCACTCTTAAATAGAGCAATATGTGGTTTACAGATGgatgggtttctttttaaaaatgtatatattaaGAAACAAGTGTGGAGTTAATCTTTCAACAGGGAGACTAGAAATAAATGACATCTTATCATAATAAGAGAGCTCTGTGTGTTTACATACAGTATCatacagcaaaaaggaaaaattcattTGCTATTTAATTCCAAATCAGGTggtgttttcattgttttacttttcttaccTCAGAGTATGAGCCagcttttcttaattatttaaatgactTTTTGTCTTATTCAAgtcataataatttttatttcaatcatGATTAAGATTCTTCTTGTCTGTATAATTATTCAGAGCCTTAGTCATGCAGCTgttccagctgccatttctgaaTTCACAATTCCCTCCACAAAGCAAGCTCTTGCCGAGCATTTAGATCCCAGCCCTGCAACCAGCGCGGGACACCACCTTTCACCTATGtttcaaaaatgaaagaggTAACAAGAAGACAATCTTGCTTCTTGAGTTCATGGAGCTTTCCTCAACACCAAACTACCCAATTCTGCTGAGAAATGACAAAGGTTAAAGCCACGTACTCCCttccagaggagaaagatttccTGAATGTGAGCTTGTagtcagtattttctttcaagacCATTCTGTCTCTGTGGCTTTGGAAAAGATTCAGGAAGGGTTGGGGAAAAGACGTTAAGGAACAAAAACTTCTATCCTCTGTCTGTGACTAAATCACTTTTCAAAATGATCccttggaaattaatttaattttcaatttttatttttctatctaGCTGGTGGAAAGACATCCTTGCTTGATGTGATAACCTGCCGTGATCATGGAGGCAAAATCAAGTCTGGTCAAATCACGATCAACAACAAACCCAGCACTCCCCAGCTTGTTAAGAAATGCATAGCACACGTGCGGCAGGATGACCGACTGCTCCCCCACCTGACTGTCAGAGAAACACTATTGTTCGTTGCCAAACTGCGCCTTCCAAAGTTTTTTTCAGactcacaaaggaaaaaaagggtaattaagctgttggaaaaaaataaagttgtcaAAAATGTGTCTGACAGGAATTATCCAAGAGATCCTGTGTGTTTGGAGTCAGAACAGCTAATctggcattttttaatgtagattATGAATTataaacctttttcttctttcaagatAGAAACCAGCAATTGTTCCAAAGCTCATAAAGAAATGACAATCTAGAGAAAGCATTAAAGAGGCTGAAAGAAGAACTGAATTGCTGATCGCTGAGtcttttttaatgttatctCTAAAACCAAGAATTGTTTTCAAGTGTCTCTTGATCAGATAGCATTGAAATATCCAGATGAATTTTAACCACATTAATCATATTTTCAGCTTTATCTATGCACGAATGTGCAAAGAAACTCTTGCTTTATCTCTGTTACCCTTTGGATCCCCCCAGGTAGAAGATGTTATAGCAGAACTACGGTTGCGTCAGTGTGCAAACACCAGGGTAGGGAATGAGTACCTCCGCGGCGTTTCGGGAGGTGAGAGGCGGAGAGTGAGCATCGGTGTGCAGCTGCTCTGGAACCCGGGTAAGCAAAACCCGGACACCTTCCTTGTGTCGACCATAGGCCACTGGGGGAAAATGGAGCAGTAAATGAAGACAGGAGCTTTCAGGGAAGAGTTATGCACACAATTGCCCCTGGGGCAGCTAGAGGAGTTCATACTCAGGACACTTAACAGGTCTTGCACCACCCTCTGCCAGAGGTTACCTCTCCCTAGCAAAAATTAGACACAGTGACTGGGTGTGGGTCCATTTGCTTAAATTGAAATCAGCGCTGATCACAGATAATACTGTAATTATTACAGTAGTAATTCTGTAAATGGAGTGTTTTAGCAGCCAGCCCACATTTGCTTCTGTCACCTTTGCCAGtggaaaagcagtgacagaGCCAGGTAGAGCTCCCCTGGGACCCTTCACCCACTGCTCTCTAAAACCACCATCACACAGACTACTGAAAGTCACCTGAAGTCACCCTCACAGCAGTGCTCTGGTTTGTGCATATCAGcatgaggtttgttttttatctGACTGCATGCCACAAGTTACTTTGGAAGGCTGCTGGCCTATTATAACATGgagaattgttttctttccctccaacCCAGCCCATTTACATGTATAATGTTAACAGGGAAGGTCATTTTCTTGGCTGGATAGTCAGTCATTGTGGTCTTGTGCAACCCACTGACGTGGCTGGCTCATGCCGCCGGTGAACTAGAAACTTTCATCGTCTTCAGTAAAAAACCATGAGGCTAAATCTTCAGTTGATTTTGCAGGACTGAATCCCCCATCTGCTCTTATATATCAAAAGCACTACTAAACTTGGCTGAGCCTCCTGTTGAGCAAAATTTCCCATCAGCTCTTCCACTGGGAAATGGATCTGAGAATTTTTTACTTGTATAAAGTTGTATTTTTGTAATTGTGGGGCAAGCTGAAGTCTTTTTTGTAAGAAGTGATGCTCAGGAATAGATGTGCTAgtactgaagtaaaaaaataattagttctAGGAGAAACATGTAAagctttctttgcatttcaaacaTGTTATACCCCTCAGCACAGAAACCATGTTTGTGTATAGACATTGCCTTGCGCTCATTGAGGCCATTAAGTTCTGTAACAACACAAACACTGCAAAGTAATAAAACACTTTCAAGTTTGTAACAACCcattgcaaaacaaacaaacaaacaaattcaaACATACACATatcttttcatatatatatgcaaatagGTGCAAAATAGAGCACAggttgggaggaggaggagctgtcTAAATTAATACTGTATAAGTATTTGCACATGAATAATGCAAGAGGTTTAAATATCGAGCATTTaggttaaaatatttcagtaggcAGGATACAAAACTAGGACTATTGTATTAATTAATATTCATGCACCTGATATTTGTACAGGCAGTGCAAAACTGCAgagaagaatttaaatttaataaggAACCTAAATCTGTATcccaatgaaaaataaaaaaaatattcttgtttcCAGTGGGACCAAgataagatttaaaataattactcttGGTCATCATGTTCAGTAAGATAGTGGAAGAAATTGCCACTGTTGAATATTATGTGATGCTGGTATGAAATATACtttggactttaaaaaaaaaaaggaatctatCAGTGAGATTTCATGCACTAGCACCATTTCACTTAGAACATATTTTCCAAATCAAACATGCTGCTTTCCACTTATTGTCTTTGGCAGGAATACTCATACTTGATGAACCCACATCTGGACTGGACAGTTTTACTGCACATAACCTTGTGATAACGTTATCCAGACTGGCCAGAGGAAACAGATTAGTTCTTCTTTCACTTCATCAGCCCCGGTCAGATATCTTCCAACTGTTTGATTTAGTTCTTCTGATGACTTCTGGAGTCACTGTCTATTCTGGAACAGCTAGAGACATGGTCCAGTATTTCACAGAACTAGGCTATCCCTGCCCAAAGTACAGCAATCCTGCAGATTTCTATGGTTAGTATCAAGTACTGCCATAAAAAAAGGTTACTGGAAATCATTCGCTTTCATAAGTGTATCAGCTAACATTGATTTTTATTGACCATAACTGTCTTAGAAATGCCTTATAACTGACTCAAATCAATACTGCAGCAAGTTCAGTTTTTAATAAGATCCTTACTTGTCAGTACAGGAAATGTAACAAAAACAAGAGGTATGGACAGAATCAATTTTAAATAATCCTCCTTCTAACCCTGCCAGGTGTAGCAACTTTTCCACATGCTTAGCACACTTATTCCCATGTTTTAGCTGGTTAAACTTTCACCGTCATTGGGAGGAACTGATCAATTGCTTTCTGTAGACAGTTCTCTGACTTCTGATTCAAGAAACATAGAAAGCTAGTTTCCAAGGGTGAGGAATAATACACACCTGGAACAGTAAACGGGAAAGAGGAGTGCTGCCCAACAGAGCacactggaagagaaaaaagccaaacccagaACAAcaatccttttatttcttttctcaaagtTAACTACATGCTTCCAAATCCATTCTTCTGTTTTTTGCAACATGCGAAGGGAACCTGGCCCTGTTAATCTAATGGCAGTAGTCTCTTACCACAGAGGCTGATTAAGTTCCAGCCCTTAGGTCTTTGCACTCAAGTTGGCTAGGAAACCTTGTACAGACACCAACTGCAATGCTCTGGAGTAACCTCTTCGGCTGTGCCTATGTGGCAGGCGGTATCAGCTGTACAGAGATAAACAGAAGTTACCCTCAGTGTCAAGCCCTGCAAAAAGACCTTTGTCACCACCATGGTTTAGAGCAGTCCTCAGCCAAGTGCAGCCTTGAGGAAGGCTTGCAGTAGCCCCGTATGGGAATGGAGAATATGAGGCAGTCCTGGGGAAACTTGTAGCTACAGCCTGTGGTAACAGAGACAAACCCCTACGACAAGGAGGCTCGGAGGGATGAGAAAGGAAGGTGGAAGATCATTTAACGGTGTGCACAGAGTCAGTACCCataggaagagaagagaaatatgGGCAACAGGAAGGTGGAAACAGGACAGGATGGTAGAGAATGCCACAGCAAGAAGGAGCACCTGATGGAAATATACAAATGCTGGCTGTGTGTCTGATAGAGAAACAGGACACCATGGACAGAAGGGAAGAGGTAGGACAGATTGCAACTCAGTTCTGATGGGCTCCTACTGAAGTGTCCAAACAGAGATGATCAGTCCAATGTAAGGAGTTAAGAAATGTGCAGCGATAGTTCTCTCAGAAAGCATCTGCAAAACGTCATGTGTTCTAACTCTATACTAAAGGTCAGCATTAGAAAATACTATTATAagtttagatttaaaaaaataattttgttaagtaaaaaaataatgctaagTGAACTATTGTTGCTGCTACTATGTTGTCCATAGATAAAATCTTCTTGGGCTTTCTCAGTATCAGGTAAAGTTTATGGCACCTTTGtaagatataaaaaaaaccaaaacaaaacctagcATTTGGcagactgagaaaaaaacatgtgaTTTAAGGCAAAGTCACGTAACAGACTGTAAATGCCTACATGCCAGGAAGGAAATTCAAACTGTTTATTCTCAGCACTCCTCTCAAGCCACTactaattttagaaaaatctgaaatagtagtttaaaatattataataagCAATTATGGAATCTCTCAGTGATTCATTGAATGACTGGGTAAGAAACATCTCCCAAGACAAAATACACATTAACAATCTGTTCTTCTCTAATTACCTAAAGTAACTGATAAAGTTTTAACTGTTGTAGCTAATGCATGCCCACAGGTCGTACTGTCTGTTCACGTTGAAATCTCTGATTCTAAACACATCATAAAGTTATCACATCTGTAGAACATGGGCTCATGTCAAATAATGTCTTGCAGTTGATTTGACCAGTATCAATAAACAGACTGCAGAAAAGGAGATGGAAAGCCGAAAAAGAGCAAATACTCTTGCCAAATTGTTCCTAGAAAAAGTCAAAGATTTTGACGATTTCTTATGGAAAGTTACTGATGGAGACAATGTTGCAACCACATTCAGCAAGCAAAGGTAAAGAAAAGAGTTTTGTACAGCATATCTGGAATAACAGCTACAGCCTGTGctaatcttgattttttttctcttttcttttgggcAGGTCCCATTTAAATTCAGAAGAGGCTATCAACATGCCCCACCATTCAAGTGACCAGTTACCAGGAGCCTTAAAGCAGTTCACTGTATTATTAAGGTAACCTTATCTCCAGCATAAACAGTTATTTATCATGtctgtctgtattttaaagcataagAAAGAAGCACAAAATGAGAACTGAGTGCATGCTGAAAGTGCAGAGCTAGCGCTAGGCCTGAGCAAGTCACAGAGCAGAGGTGTTGCTATACCAGCTCACCCCaggccccccgcccccccgcccctaCCCCAGCAGGACAGCAGCCAGATGTACAGCCCCACC
This Buteo buteo chromosome 12, bButBut1.hap1.1, whole genome shotgun sequence DNA region includes the following protein-coding sequences:
- the ABCG8 gene encoding ATP-binding cassette sub-family G member 8, with translation MKEATENVPLDRAGWSQAACEGLPTKDQDTIFCSEEDNSLYFTYSGKSNILEVKELNYQVNTASQIPWYENLAQMKMPWTWTSDPHSHMSIIQNLNLKVQSGQMLAIIGSTAGGKTSLLDVITCRDHGGKIKSGQITINNKPSTPQLVKKCIAHVRQDDRLLPHLTVRETLLFVAKLRLPKFFSDSQRKKRVEDVIAELRLRQCANTRVGNEYLRGVSGGERRRVSIGVQLLWNPGILILDEPTSGLDSFTAHNLVITLSRLARGNRLVLLSLHQPRSDIFQLFDLVLLMTSGVTVYSGTARDMVQYFTELGYPCPKYSNPADFYVDLTSINKQTAEKEMESRKRANTLAKLFLEKVKDFDDFLWKVTDGDNVATTFSKSHLNSEEAINMPHHSSDQLPGALKQFTVLLSRQVSNDFRDLSTLLIHGFEALLMSLLIGFLYYGHDKTRLSIRDTTALLYMIGALIPFTVILDVIAKCHSERAMLYHDLEDGMYSVSPYFFAKILGELPEHCAFVIIYGVPIYWLANLIPEPEHFLLNFLSVWLAVYSARAMALWVAALLPTLQLSAFFGNVLFTSFYLSGGFVISLENLWTVPFWVSKISFLRWNFQGMMQIQFTDLTYEMTVGNTTFQIPGKLVTQALDLDSHPLYVSYLVLAGIVCSFLLLYYLSLRFIKQKSNQDW